The Sporosarcina sp. 6E9 genome segment TATGAACTTGCCGTTTCTCAAGCCAGCTTTTAAGTCCGTGGGCGGCTCGATCGAGTTGATGTAGGATGCAGTCGAATTTTTCGACTTCACCATTCATAGAAACTTTCATTGTTTTGCCTGATTCAACATCAAAAATGACAGTACCCGCATATTTTTTAATTTCCAATAAAATGATTCTTTTTCGGGTTAGAATTAGGGTGTCTAGTTGGGCGAAGAAATTGGGGAGGATTTCTATCGTGATGCCCTTGATTACAATGACGTCTTGGGGGAGACCGATTTCGGGAAGAATTCGATCAACGTCAACTTCGCCGGAATATCCGGCATTTACTTGGTACAACTTTTCACTAATTGTTTTGTGCTGTGGGTGGTCTTCGGAAATCCTTGCTAGTAACCGCTGCAATAGAATAAGTTCGTTCGGTGGATTTCGTTTAGTGTGAATATACAAGCCTCCTTTTCTGAATGTTCACTTAAATAATATCAAATTACTCTAGCAATATCAAAAAAGACTCTCTATAGAAGAGAGTCCTGATTTAGTACACAAATTCTTTCTTTTTAATTAGCAAGCTGAAGGCTACATACGCGACGAACGAGAAGACAATTGGGAATGTGACGGTGTGTACGCCGAATAAGAATCCATTTGCTTCGTTGTAAAAATGGAGCGCGATGTAGGTAACCATTCCTGTAATCATCGAGGCGATTGCGCCGTATTTGTTGCCGTATTTCCAATAGAGGCCCATGACGACTGGCCAGATGAAGGCGGCTTCGAGTCCTCCGAATGAGAATAAATTCAAGAATATTAAGAGTTCAGGTGGCTGTAATGCAAGTAGGAATACGATGATTCCGAGAATTGCTGTTACGCCGAAACTCATCCATTTAACGGTTTTCTCTTTCGCGTCTGGTTTGATAAAGTTCAAATAGACATCTTTGACAATTGCTGAACTAACAAGCAAAAGTAGTGAATCCACAGTCGACATGATGGCTGCCATTGGGGCTGCTAGAACGAGACCCGCAAGCCATGGCGGTAATACTTCGAGCGCCAGCAGCGGAATTACTTTGTCGCCGACGTCGATTCCTGGTAAAACAGGACGTGCGAAAATCCCGATTAAATGCATGTTTAGCATAATGAATCCCGTGACGAGCGTTCCGATGATAAGTGCGCGGTGCATGGAGCGAGAGTTTTTGTAACTCATTGCGCGCACGGCCATTTGCGGGAGCGCGACGACGCCGACACCGACTAATATCCAGAAAGAGGAAACGTAGGCCGCTGTTAGACTTCCATCCGCACCGAATGGCGTGACGAGACGCGGGTTTTCATTCAACAAATCTTGCATGATGGTTGGCACGCCGCCGCCTGCGATAATGACGCCAATGAGTAACACTAGCGTTCCGATGACCATGATTGCTCCTTGTACGGCATCCGTTACCGCAACCGCGCGGAAACCGCCGATGACGACATATACGAGGACTGAAATCGCGAAAATGAAGAGCGCGGATGTGTATTTAAGTCCGGTGAGCGATTCGATGAGACGACCGCCACCGACCCACTGCGCAGTCATAGCAGAAAATAAAAATATAATAATGGCAACTGCTGATAAAATCGCGACAGCTGGGCTGTTATAGCGAACTTTTAAGAAGTCAATCATCGTTACTGCATTGTATTTTCGTGCTAGTATTGCGAATTTCTTTCCTAGAATTAGAAGTACGAAATATCCCGTGACGACTTGAGTCATGGCGAGTAAGACCCAACCAAATCCGACCGTATAGGCGGTACCGGGACCTCCGAGGAAACTCGATGCGCTTCCGTATGTGGCAACCATTGTCATCGCTAGGACGAAACCGCCGAGTTCGCGGCCGCCTAGGAAATAATTTTGCAGGAAACCTTTGTCCGATTGCATTTTTCTAGATGAAATCAAACCGATTGCGAAAATCGCAATGATTAGGATGATTAATG includes the following:
- the panF gene encoding sodium/pantothenate symporter, whose translation is MNISVIAPLIILIIAIFAIGLISSRKMQSDKGFLQNYFLGGRELGGFVLAMTMVATYGSASSFLGGPGTAYTVGFGWVLLAMTQVVTGYFVLLILGKKFAILARKYNAVTMIDFLKVRYNSPAVAILSAVAIIIFLFSAMTAQWVGGGRLIESLTGLKYTSALFIFAISVLVYVVIGGFRAVAVTDAVQGAIMVIGTLVLLIGVIIAGGGVPTIMQDLLNENPRLVTPFGADGSLTAAYVSSFWILVGVGVVALPQMAVRAMSYKNSRSMHRALIIGTLVTGFIMLNMHLIGIFARPVLPGIDVGDKVIPLLALEVLPPWLAGLVLAAPMAAIMSTVDSLLLLVSSAIVKDVYLNFIKPDAKEKTVKWMSFGVTAILGIIVFLLALQPPELLIFLNLFSFGGLEAAFIWPVVMGLYWKYGNKYGAIASMITGMVTYIALHFYNEANGFLFGVHTVTFPIVFSFVAYVAFSLLIKKKEFVY